In a single window of the Phocoena phocoena chromosome 14, mPhoPho1.1, whole genome shotgun sequence genome:
- the GKN2 gene encoding gastrokine-2, which produces MKILVLFLVALAIFGTQSHGYEVYNIISPTDDGGPIQETMTIDNEKNTAVINIHAGSCSSTTIFDYKHGYIASRVLSRRACYILKMNHKAIPALDQLQRYIFERQALNNMFSDKYIWVKYNPLQSLITEVDWFLFGSHIRQLCEHIPLYKGEVAEKTHDTGAEGCAKAGLLGILGISICADLHI; this is translated from the exons ATGAAAATCCTT GTGCTATTTCTGGTGGCACTGGCCATCTTTGGGACACAATCTCATGGATATGAG GTTTATAACATCATCAGCCCAACTGACGATGGTGGCCCTATTCAGGAGACAATGACAAttgacaatgaaaaaaataccGCCGTGATTAACATCCATGCAGGATCGTGCTCCTCTACCACGATCTTTGACTATAAACAT GGCTACATCGCCTCCAGGGTGCTCTCCCGAAGAGCCTGCTACATCTTGAAGATGAACCATAAGGCCATCCCTGCTCTGGACCAACTCCAACGGTACATCTTTGAGAGGCAG GCTTTGAACAACATGTTCTCTGACAAATACATCTGGGTCAAGTATAACCCACTGCAGTCTCTGATCACAGAAGTGGATTGGTTCCTGTTTGGATCACACATCAGGCAGCTCTGCGAACATATCCCCTTGTACAAAGGGGAAGTGGCTGAAAAGACAC aTGATACTGGTGCTGAAGGCTGCGCAAAGGCTGGGCTCCTGGGCATCTTGGGAATTTCCATCTGTGCAGACCTTCACATTTAA